The window CAGCGTGTACCTGATGCAGTGAATCGGAAAGTGAAGATCACGGGGCGGAAAAAGCCCCGTCAAAAAAAAGAGGGGCCCCGCAAACTCACATTTAAAGAAAACAGAGAGATAGAAGCACTCCCCGCCATGATTGAATCAGTGGAAGCAGAGCATGCCGGTCTTTATAAGAAACTATCAGATCCTGAATTCTACAAAGGTGATGGAAGCAGGGTGGCCGAAGCAAAATCGAAGATCGAGAAGCTGGAAAAGGATATTGCCGACGCTTATGAACGCTGGGCCTTGCTCGATCGGATATCAAAGGAGTCTGCCTGAAATACGCGGTAGTATCCTTGGGGTCAGAGCCCGTTAGTCAAGCAAATAATTTAATGTGGAGTATATAATATTATTATGGATGGGGGAAAAAGATTAAATATAACGCAAGGCCTTAGAGTCAAGATAGTATTAAAGCAGGACCAAAAAAGCGGTAAGTTAACCGAAGGAATTGTCAAAGATATCTTGACAAATTCTCCTTCACATCCTCATGGCATAAAAGTAAGATTAGATAGTGGAGAGGTGGGACGAGTCAAAGAGATATGCAGATGACACTCTGCAAAATTAATATGCGATTAAATCTTCGAATGCCTTTTGTCGGTGCCCGACCCCTTGTCCTTTTTTTGCATAGACAGGCATACAATAAAATGGAGATCTGGTTTTTATATTTAATAAGGTGCAAAGACGGGAGCTTGTATACGGGGATAACAACCGATGTGAAGAGGCGGTTCGAAGAGCATAAGGGCGGCAGCCGGGGCTCGAAATATTTAAGAGGAAAGGCACCGCTAAAACTGGTTTTAAAAAAGAAGATAGGTGACA of the bacterium BMS3Abin08 genome contains:
- a CDS encoding GIY-YIG nuclease superfamily protein, translated to MQMTLCKINMRLNLRMPFVGARPLVLFLHRQAYNKMEIWFLYLIRCKDGSLYTGITTDVKRRFEEHKGGSRGSKYLRGKAPLKLVLKKKIGDKGLALKVEDRVRKLKKIKKELLVEGKIRIREIKRVI